One part of the Prunus persica cultivar Lovell chromosome G5, Prunus_persica_NCBIv2, whole genome shotgun sequence genome encodes these proteins:
- the LOC18776514 gene encoding uncharacterized protein At4g14100, producing MNPREASSTMASATLPKSPSFLFFLLLLLVMRLNFPLMSKTLVESASDDPAPAAWPHQFHSVLFMNNSKGALQIVDLWYDWPNGRNFNIIQSQLGKLTYDLEWDNGTSFIYTLDANRECKTLHFPVGILRPNWLDGATYLGQRHVDGFLCNVWEKVDFIWYYEDVLTRRPVHWVFYTGFNAHVMTFEVGAVLGDAKWEAPVYCFGEEAEAERSRSRSSVLEYMTSHHSHGSSMRAGFRAT from the exons ATGAACCCAAGAGAAGCATCATCAACAATGGCCTCTGCAACTCTACCCAAGTCCCcgtctttcctcttcttcctcctcctcctccttgtgATGCGCCTCAATTTCCCATTGATGTCGAAGACATTGGTAGAATCAGCCTCTGATGACCCAGCTCCAGCAGCATGGCCCCACCAATTCCACTCTGTGCTTTTCATGAACAACAGCAAGGGAGCTCTGCAAATTGTGGACCTCTGGTACGACTGGCCCAACGGCCGAAACTTCAACATAATCCAGAGCCAGCTGGGGAAGCTAACCTACGACCTGGAGTGGGACAATGGCACCTCCTTCATCTACACCTTGGACGCCAACAGAGAATGCAAGACCCTGCATTTCCCTGTTGGCATTCTCCGGCCCAATTGGCTTGATGGTGCTACTTATCTGGGTCAGCGCCACGTGGATGGTTTCCTGTGTAATGTGTGGGAAAAGGTTGACTTCATCTGGTACTATGAAGATGTCCTCACTAGGAGACCCGTCCACTGGGTCTTCTACACAG GGTTTAATGCTCATGTGATGACATTTGAGGTGGGAGCTGTGCTTGGGGATGCCAAGTGGGAGGCTCCTGTTTACTGTTTTGGGGAGGAGGCTGAGGCAGAAAGGAGCAGGAGCAGGAGCTCTGTGCTTGAATATATGACAAGTCATCATTCTCATGGGAGTTCGATGAGAGCTGGTTTTCGTGCAACCTGA
- the LOC18776238 gene encoding succinate dehydrogenase assembly factor 2, mitochondrial: MGSLRRSLISLHRALKSGNSISPTETLLRPQYGYGLVQRSYSIGTTSNLDIDLSNQESKRRLFNRLIYRSKQRGFLELDLVLGKWVEEHIHSMDENGIKSLVDVLDLENPYLWKWLIGQEQPPEALKTNPVFTAVRNKVLNNLNSYAAPETRATPGQPWVRGWDDIKKGQGGPITGNQ; encoded by the exons atggggAGCTTGAGAAGAAGCTTGATCAGCCTGCACCGAGCCCTCAAATCCGGCAATTCAATCTCGCCCACTGAAACCCTTCTCAG GCCTCAATATGGGTATGGTTTGGTTCAGCGTTCTTATTCCATCGGCACCACCAGCAATCTCGATATCGACCTCTCGAACCAGGAGAGCAAGAGGCGCTTGTTCAACAG ACTAATATATAGGAGCAAGCAGAGAGGGTTCTTGGAGCTGGATTTGGTTctgggcaaatgggtggaggaGCATATCCATTCCATGGATGAAAATGGAATTAAATCTCTTGTGGACGTCCTTGACCTG GAAAACCCATATCTGTGGAAGTGGTTAATTGGCCAGGAGCAACCCCCTGAGGCACTCAAGACTAATCCT GTTTTTACTGCAGTACGCAACAAGGTCTTGAACAACCTGAACAGCTACGCTGCTCCTGAGACACGGGCAACGCCTGGACAGCCATGGGTTAGAGGATGGGATGATATAAAGAAGGGCCAGGGCGGCCCTATAACCGGGAACCAGTAG